A DNA window from Zingiber officinale cultivar Zhangliang chromosome 3A, Zo_v1.1, whole genome shotgun sequence contains the following coding sequences:
- the LOC122053971 gene encoding uncharacterized protein LOC122053971 has translation MATSLLMAALSKRRTWVCFFLLVYALLLSFSWSLLVSIRSWYAAAPADSPWPALYASVLYGAVFGLLSMGAALAVAIPATLVTWITVLVLLAFAGKPRRALVMEGRRVTADISSVAVKILLREGNLVAGVCAAASFFALLHNHNHNNSSRGPSAAADHHL, from the coding sequence ATGGCCACGTCTCTGCTGATGGCGGCGCTGAGCAAGCGCCGCACCTGGGTCTGCTTCTTCCTGCTCGTCTACGCCCTCCTCCTCTCCTTCTCGTGGTCGCTCCTCGTCTCCATCCGCTCCTGGTACGCCGCCGCCCCGGCCGACTCCCCCTGGCCCGCCCTCTACGCCTCCGTCCTCTACGGCGCCGTATTCGGCCTCCTCTCCATGGGCGCCGCTCTCGCCGTCGCCATCCCCGCTACGCTCGTCACCTGGATCACCGTCCTCGTCCTGCTCGCCTTCGCCGGGAAGCCCCGACGGGCCCTCGTCATGGAGGGCCGCCGCGTCACCGCCGACATCTCCTCCGTCGCCGTCAAGATCCTCCTCCGCGAGGGCAATCTCGTCGCCGGCGTCTGCGCCGCCGCCAGCTTCTTCGCCCTCCTCCACAACCACAACCACAACAACAGCAGCAGAGGCCCCTCCGCCGCAGCAGATCACCACCTATAG
- the LOC122053972 gene encoding uncharacterized protein LOC122053972: MTAMALERSEVDTRSAFFSVKEAVSVLGGRIFTGNPRLQISSASSSPPSRFVHEKDEVIIFNSLRSLEKELKETKRELLRLKEREAETEVIVAALKAQLMKKVPESIVVEEARGGKSPKGVQSDRWHEELENIEYLPTLTRTFNLWDLEDDRWRKMKAPKKKKPMIPLIIDIFSKKTSIHMNNSSIYSTSFYNDLNF; encoded by the coding sequence ATGACTGCCATGGCTTTAGAGCGATCGGAGGTGGACACTCGGTCTGCCTTCTTCTCCGTCAAGGAGGCAGTTTCAGTCTTGGGAGGCCGAATTTTCACGGGAAATCCTCGTCTTCAAATTAGCTCAGCTTCCTCTTCACCCCCTTCTCGTTTCGTCCACGAGAAAGATGAAGTCATAATCTTCAACTCACTTAGGAGTTTAGAGAAAGAGTTGAAGGAGACAAAGCGCGAATTGCTAAGGCTAAAGGAGAGGGAGGCCGAGACCGAGGTGATTGTTGCCGCTCTCAAAGCCCAACTTATGAAGAAAGTTCCCGAGTCAATAGTGGTTGAGGAGGCTAGAGGAGGGAAGAGTCCTAAAGGGGTTCAAAGTGACCGATGGCATGAGGAGTTGGAGAACATAGAGTACTTGCCAACTCTAACTCGAACATTTAACTTGTGGGATTTGGAAGACGATCGATGGAGGAAGATGAAAGCACCTAAAAAGAAGAAGCCTATGATTCCTCTTATCATAGACATTTTCTCAAAGAAAACATCGATTCACATGAATAATTCTTCCATTTACTCTACCTCTTTTTATAACGATCTCAATTTTTGA
- the LOC122052312 gene encoding transcriptional corepressor SEUSS-like — MIPSGSSNSIGGAQSVNPSLLRSNSGLLGGSQPGSVPSQPPFSSLVSPRSQFNSNSLLGSISNVPPLSNSFGNGGPVGGLSSPPANLQQHGGFGAVDTVISAGTNPLSFTASATQSQGQQQCFQNPSSSQVLADQPQFQIDAVLNFQQQFSLPPSQQQQQQLLRGGLSNLNHLAPVKLEPQMGSIKLEPQMGPNNHIGPSQQLQTFRGISTVKMEPQQLQALRSLGPVKMENQHSDPSMFLQQQQQQHIFQLSRQNSHAAAAQLSFLQQQRIFQLQQQQQQQQQQQQQIAKTLPQQRSQLHQQLLQQNLPIRTAMKSTMYEPGMCARRLTQYMYHQQHRPQDNNIEFWRKFVAEYFAPDAKKRWCVSLYGTGRQTTGVLPQDVWHCEICTHKPGRGFETTVEVLPRLFQIKYASGTLEELLYVDMPREYQNALGQIVLDYSKAIQESVFEQLRVVRDGHLRIVFNPDLKISSWEFCARRHEELVPRRVIIPQVSQLGAVVQRYQAATQNAPSGLPIQDLQNTCNSFVASARQLAKALEVPLVNDLGYTKRYVRCLQISEVVNSMKDLIDHSKETGVGPIESLINFPGRQQQIIDQNANHNNPSSMHAAGLQISAASNDVGTNNSLDAASSLSASAAAIVGTPQNSMSTEQEKQMNSLSNPYAGNNVQIPSASSSNSVPPFKPSCSNNPVSISQNATHLSTTSASLAMLQENDVNDSQSSVQQILQELMMSSQLNDVNPMETDMKPINGMHPTLSAMAPSLNAGTGFTALYGTGTSASASGMRAAMTTNGMVMNGRHGTIPLPHDPTAINRQSQDLNNQLLDRLEAVNKFDNLQFDWKSSP; from the exons ATGATTCCATCAGGGTCTTCGAATTCCATCGGTGGCGCTCAGTCAGTTAACCCCTCTCTTCTCCggtcaaattcaggcttgcttggAGGATCCCAGCCTGGTTCAGTTCCATCtcaacctcctttctcttctctggtGTCCCCTCGCTCCCAATTTAACAGCAATAGCTTGCTTGGTAGTATATCAAATGTCCCACCTCTCAGCAATTCATTCGGGAACGGAGGACCTGTTGGGGGCCTTTCCTCACCACCAGCAAATCTTCAGCAGCATGGTGGATTTGGTGCCGTTGATACAGTTATCTCTGCTGGGACTAATCCTTTGTCATTCACAGCTTCGGCAACCCAAAGCCAGGGCCAACAACAATGTTTTCAGAATCCTTCAAGCAGCCAAGTTCTTGCGGACCAACCACAGTTTCAAATTGATGCAGTGCTCAATTTCCAGCAGCAGTTCTCTCTTCCACCAAGTCAGCAGCAACAACAGCAGCTTCTTCGGGGAGGATTGAGTAACCTGAATCACTTGGCACCTGTTAAGTTGGAGCCACAAATGGGTTCCATTAAGTTGGAACCCCAAATGGGCCCTAATAATCATATTGGTCCATCACAGCAATTACAAACATTTCGTGGCATCAGCACAGTAAAAATGGAGCCGCAACAATTACAAGCCTTAAGAAGCTTGGGTCCTGTTAAAATGGAAAACCAACATTCAGATCCATCAATGTTTTTgcaacagcaacagcagcaacataTTTTTCAGTTATCAAGGCAAAATTCTCATGCTGCTGCTGCACAATTGAGTTTCTTGCAGCAACAAAGGATTTTTCAgttgcagcagcagcagcagcagcaacaacaacaacagcagcagATTGCTAAAACTCTACCTCAGCAACGAAGTCAGCTGCACCAACAGCTTCTCCAACAAAATCTACCAATTAGAACTGCAATGAAATCAACAATGTATGAGCCAGGGATGTGTGCTCGGAGGCTAACCCAGTATATGTACCATCAGCAACACCGACCACAG GACAACAACATTGAATTCTGGAGAAAATTTGTAGCTGAGTATTTTGCTCCGGATGCGAAGAAGAGGTGGTGCGTCTCTCTTTATGGAACTGGTCGTCAAACTACTGGTGTTTTGCCACAG GATGTGTGGCACTGTGAGATATGTACCCATAAACCTGGACGTGGTTTTG AAACTACTGTCGAGGTTTTACCGAGGCTCTTCCAAATAAAATATGCTAGTGGCACCTTAGAGGAACTTCTGTATGTTGACATGCCCCGTGAGTATCAGAATGCCTTGGGTCAAATTGTGTTGGATTACTCCAAGGCAATTCAGGAGAGCGTCTTTGAGCAATTACGAGTAGTGCGTGATGGCCATCTCCGGATTGTTTTCAATCCCGATCTAAAG ATATCTTCATGGGAGTTCTGCGCTAGGCGCCATGAGGAGCTTGTTCCTCGGAGAGTAATCATTCCTCAG GTTAGCCAACTTGGTGCTGTGGTACAAAGGTATCAGGCGGCAACTCAAAATGCACCATCAGGCCTACCAATACAGGACTTACAAAACACTTGTAACTC GTTTGTAGCATCTGCTCGTCAATTGGCCAAAGCTCTGGAAGTACCATTGGTAAATGATTTAGGGTATACAAAAAGATATGTTAGGTGCCTTCAG ATATCTGAAGTGGTCAACAGTATGAAGGATCTGATTGATCATAGCAAAGAAACTGGAGTTGGACCAATAG AAAGCCTGATTAACTTCCCTGGAAGACAACAGCAAATCATTGATCAGAATGCAAATCATAACAATCCGAGCTCTATGCATGCCGCAGGTTTGCAAATTTCTGCGGCCAGCAATGACGTTGGTACGAACAACTCCCTTGATGCTGCTTCATCTTTATCTGCATCAGCTGCTGCCATTGTTGGTACCCCCCAAAATTCTATGAGTACTGAGCAAGAAAAGCAGATGAATTCTTTGAGCAACCCATACGCTGGAAATAATGTACAGATTCCTTCTGCCAGCTCATCGAATTCGGTACCTCCTTTCAAACCTTCGTGTAGCAACAACCCAGTTTCGATCTCACAGAATGCTACTCACCTGAGCACTACTTCTGCAAGTTTGGCTATGTTACAAGAAAATGATGTGAATGATTCACAGAGCTCTGTCCAGCAAATTCTACAAGAACTGATGATGTCTTCACAGTTGAATGATGTGAACCCAATGGAAACCGATATGAAGCCAATTAATGGGATGCATCCAACCTTGAGTGCAATGGCACCGAGCTTGAACGCGGGGACTGGTTTCACAGCTTTGTATGGAACTGGTACATCTGCTTCAGCGAGTGGGATGCGAGCAGCAATGACAACTAATGGCATGGTTATGAATGGGAGGCATGGAACAATTCCACTTCCTCATGATCCGACAGCTATTAACCGTCAATCGCAAGATTTGAATAACCAACTATTGGACAGGTTAGAAGCTGTTAACAAGTTTGATAATCTACAATTCGATTGGAAGTCTTCTCCATAG